In Streptomyces sp. HUAS ZL42, the DNA window ACCGTCAACATGTAGATGCTGAGGGACATTGACGATCCGTCAGCCTTCACCCTCTCTCGACATCCGATAAATGAGGTTCCGCGGCATTTCCCCCCGTCAGGACTCCCCCGGTGTTCGTCCCCTCGGACACCGTCGACGCCGCCACCCTCGACGACCTGCTCCACGACGAACGCCGAGCGGCCCTGCTCAAGTGGAGCTCGCCGCCGTGGCTGCTGTGGGCGGTCTCCAAGTCCTGGTGCCGGCCGTCCTGGGCCGGGTGCCCCGGTCACTGAGGGAGTTCCTGCGGGACTCCCACGGCCAGGGACTGCTCCAGCGCTACGGCGGCACCTCCCGTCCGCTCCAGGAGCACCTGGCGGGATGCGAACGGCACGACGCGGCCGGCGGCGGCGCTCCCGCACCCGCCGTCCCGGCCCCCCGGCACCAGCCCCCGTGGCGCGGCCTGTTCGCGGTCGTCGCGATGCGGCGCCTGGCCGCGACGGGCACCCGGGACACCTTCTCGGGCTGGATCAGCGTGCTGTTCTGGCCCGGCTTCGCGCTGCTCGTCAACATCGTCGCGTTCCTGCTCCCGAAGACCACACGGGAGCTGTGCATCGACACAGACGGGGTGCAGTCCCGCACGGGCCGCAACCAGCGCGTCCACGGCCCGCACGTCCGGCTCGGACCCGGCGCACCGGAGCCGAATCGGGAGGCCGGTGGCCGGGGTGACACGAACCTGCCGGTGCTCCTGCCCTCACACGAGGTGCCCGAAGACCACCAGGTTCTCGGTGTAGTCCTTGGCCTTGTGGTCGTAGCTGCCCGCGCAGGTGATGAGGCGCACCTGGGCCTGCCGGGTGTCGGCGTACACACGCTGGTCGGGGAAGTGGTCCTTGTCGAAGGTCTCGGCGCTGTCGACGACGAAGTGCGCGGTGTGGCCGTCGGTTCTCGTGATGTGGAACCGGTCCCCCTTCTTCAGCTCGCGGAGGTTGGCGAAGACGGCCGCGGACGTGGCGGTGTCCACGTGCCCGGCGATGATCGCCGTACCGGCCTCACCGGGCGAGGCTCCGCCGGCGTACCAGCCGACGAGGTTGGTGTCGGCGGGCGGCGGAGGTTCGAGCCGGCCCGAACCGTTGACGACGAGATCCGTGAAGGGAGCGTCGACCCAGATCTTCGGGATGACCAGACGGGTCGGCTTGGACCGCGGCAGATGCTTTCCCGCTCCCTTCGGGGCGGACAGGGAGGACGTGGGGCCCGGCGCGGCACCGTCCACGCGGGACCCGTCGGACGAGTCGTCGTGACCGCCGGCCAGAAACAGGGCGAGGGCCAGCAGGGCCACGCCCCAGAACATCGTCACGTCCATACGGGACGACCGCCCTGACGGCGTGTCATGGGTACCGGGGGAGGAGGGAGGGTTGGCTGCCATCGGAGACCACCTCGCTCGGACACGGCAGCGGAGCGAAGACAACACGGGAGAGGTCAGCCGGGCCGCCGCCGGACGGGCGTGGGTGCGGCGGCCCCGGCTGCTATGACGTCAGGCATGGTCAGGCCGGACTTGCGGCGGCCTTCTTGCGCCGCACCACGTACAGGCCGGTGCCGGCCACGGCCAGGACGGCCAGCCCGCCGGCCGTGACCCCCGACGAGGCGAGCGCACCGCCACCCGTGTGCATCCCGCCGCGCGGCTTGTGGTGGTCCTTGTCCCGGTAGGTCTCCGGGTCGTACTTCGGGTCCTTCGCCACGCCCCAGTCGTCCTGGTTGACTGCGGCAAGCGCCCCGCCACCGGTGTGCACGCCACCGTGCGGCCGGCCGTGCCCGTCCTTCTTGTCGTGTTCCTTGCCCCAGTCGTCCTGAGTGACCGCGGCCAGCGCGCCGCCCCCGGTGTGCACACCACCGTGCGGCCAGTCGTGCCCGTCCTTCTTGTCGTGTTCCTTGCTGTGGGAAGAGCCGTCGCCGCTCCAGTCGGTCACCGCGTCGGCGTAGGCGGCGGGCGCGGCGACCGCGAGGGCGGCAGAAGCGGTTGCTGCGGCGAGCAGCATCCGAGCAGAACGCATCTGAGAGTCCTTCCGCCTCAGCAGGGCAGCCGACACTGCGTCGGCTCATGTGACCCGGCCTTGGCGTGATCCACCGTCAGGCACTCGGCGCGATGGCACCATTCGGGGCGTTCACTCGGGTTACGACCACACTCTGACGGCTGCAGGCGCGGCCCGGATCCGACCCCCGGACGGCGGATGAGCGAGCGGCGCCACAGGAGGAGGGCCGCGCCGGTGGCGAGGGCCGCGGCGCCCAGGACGAGGAAGTAGCCGGGGCCGGGCACTCGGTCGCCGAAGATCTTCAGGGCGTTGCCCCCGAAGCCGCCGCCGAGCGCGCCGGCCGGCCAGAACAGGGCGACCATCCGGCTGACGAAGGTGGCCGGCGCGATCGCGGTGGAAGCGCTCATCCCGACAGGGGCGAAGGAGACCTCGCCGACGGCCGGCAGCAGGTAGGCGATCAGCAGCCACAGTGGCGAGACGCGGTCGCCGCCGTCGGCGAGCGTGGCGGCCGTGGCCATGACCAGGTACGCGGCGGCGGCACAGTCCGGTGCACGCCTGGTCGGCGTGATCGACCGCAGTGGTGGACTCATCAACCCTTCCGGATACAGCGCCGACGAGGTCCGCGAACTGTTCCTCGCCAAGCAGGGCAACACGTTGCAGGTCGACGACCTCGTGCCCTTCGACCAGGTCAACGACGCCATCTGGGACACCGGCGCGGAGGTCTTTCTCCCCTGCGCGGCGTGACGTCCGGTCACACGCGAACACGTCGACCGTCTGACAGCGAACGGCCTCGAAGTCATCGCCAGCGGCGCCAACCGGCCGTTTGCCGACCCCGAGATCTTCTACGGCCCCGTCTACGAACACGCGGACCACAGCGTCGCCGTCGTTCCGGACTTCATCGCCAACTGCGGCATGGCTCGTACCTTCGCCTTCCTGACGCAGGGCAACCTGAAGATCTCCGATGAGTCGATCTTCGAGGACGTCTCGTCCACCATCGAATCCGCACTGAAGCACTGCCACGCACGCTCACAAGCCCCCACGCGAGTGGCGAGCACCGCTTTCGCCATCGCCCTCGACCAGTTCCTGTGCACTCCGGTCCGGCCACCCGCCTCGGCCCCCGGCACACGGCTCGCGGACGGCCTCGATGATGGCTGGTTCGACCCGCCCCGCTTCTCCACGACCAGGCGATGACGGTGACCACAAGGTCTGAGGAACGCCCCGGATCTCACGAGTCCGAGCTGCGCGGCATGGCCGTCGCGGCCCGGGAAATGAGCTGGTCGAGGAGCGCCAGCAGGACGGCGCGGACCGAGTCCTTGCGCCGGGCGTCGACCATCAGCACGGAGGTCTGCGGGTCCTGCAGGTCCAGGGCCGTGCGGATCTGGTCGGGGGTGTGGTGCTGGGAGCCGTGGAAACAGTTCACGGCGATGACGAACGGGGTGCCGCGGCTCTCGAAGAAGTCGACGGCGGCGAAACTGACATCGAGGCGGCGGGTGTCGACCAGGACGACGGCACCGATGGCGCCTCTGAGGAGGTCGTCCCACATGAACCAGAAGCGTTCTTGGCCCGGGGTGCCGAACAGCAGGAGCGTGGCGGCCTCAAGGGTGATCCGACCGAAGTCCAGGGCCACCGTGGTGGTGGTCTTGCCGTCTGCCGGGCCGAGGTGGTCGATGCCGGCACTGGCGACCGTGAGCCGCTCCTCCGTGCTCAGCGGGGTGATCTCACTGACGGCTCCGACCAACGTCGTCTTCCCGACCCCGAATCCACCGGCGATGAGAATCTTCGCTTGAGGAGGCGTGCTAGAGGTTTTCAAGGCCCTTCCTGATTCTGCGGAGAAGATCGAAGTCCGCCGCCTGGCGTTCTGTCAGCGGCGGTTGGTGGTGGACCAGGCCGCGCGCGACGAGCTCGGTCAACATCTCGAGGACCGCGGTCAGCGGCATGTGCAGCACCGCGGCGACCTCGGCGACCGCGCGTGAGGCGGTGCACACGCGCATCGCCGTCTGCCATTCCTCCGGCAGGCCAACCGTATGTTCGAGGGCCACAGCCGCTGTGACGGCGGAGTGCATGGACAGGGACTCCCCGGACTGGCCGGGGCGCGCGGCTGTCCGGCCTGCGGGGGCCAGAGCGAACAGGCGGGTCCGGCGAGCGTTGTCGCCGGGCTTCACCGCGCGGGCAGTTCCGCGCGCGCCAGGGTGCCCATCTGCGCGGCGTACGCCTTCGCCTTGCGGATGATCTCCCCCAGTGCCAGGCCGATCTGGGCGGACGCACCGACGACCACGAGCAAGGTGCTGCCGTCTCCGCAGGCGGTGACAATCACGTTGCGCGCTTTCATGGTCACCACTGTGTGGAGGACATCGCCGCCGTCGACGGCCTGCGAGATGGAGGCCGACAGGCTGGCCATGCCGGAACAGGCGGCGGCGATCAGTTGTGCGTCGTCCGTGGGGAGCCCGTACGCCGCCTTGGCTATGCCTTCGTTGGACAGCAGGACCATCCCGATGATGCCGTCGACGCGCCGCAGACTGTTGCGGAGCATGTCGAAAGTGCCGGGGTCCTCGTAGTGTCCCGTCGACTCGATGGTGTTCTGCAAGCTCTCGAACGTGCTGGTCATGGGTACGTCTCCGCATCGGGATCGGCGTAACTGGGGAAACCGGCGAACTGGGCCGCGATCTGCTCGGGGGTGCGCTCATGGGTGTCGTCGGTGGACACGGGGCCCGGCACGTTGTCGGCGCTGTCACGCAGCTGTGCGGCGACATGAGCACCGGGCCTGCGCCGCGGCAGTCCGTCCGCGGTGAACGGCGGAGGGGCCTCGGGTTCTGCACGAGTGTCCGAGGTTCCCGCAGGCAGGGCCGGCGTTGCCGAAGGGGCGGGACCGGTGTCCGTGCCGGCCGCGACGGATTCCGGGCTGTTGCCGGTCTTGTCGCTGAGCCGCCCGGTCATGCGAGCACCAGGCGTGCGCCTTGGCAGACCATCGACGGTGACCGAAGGAGCGGCCGTGTCGGCCGAGTGGGCACTCCCGGTGACCGGAGGAACGGTCCCGGTCCCCGAAGGAACGTCCATGGGGCGTGCCGGCACCGCGGGAGGAGCCTTCGGGCGGGCCTGCATGCCTGACAGCGCCTCGCGGGGGGAAGGCGATGCGGGGGCGGTCGCGCGTGGTTGTACCGAAGTCCGCGGGGCCTCGGCGAGGAGTGCGCGGGGCACCATGACCACGGCGGACAGACCGCCATAGGCCGACGGCCGCAGGGTGACGGCGATGTTGCACTGTGCCGCGAGGCGGCCCACGACGAAGAGGCCCAGCTGGTCGGTGTCCGCGATCTCCGCGAACAACGGCGTGACTCTCAGGCGACCGTTCATCTCGGTCAGCAGCCCGGTGGACAGACCGTTGCCCCGGTCCTCGACCTCGAAGGCGATACCGCTTGCCGTGGGAACGGAGCGCACGACGACTTCGAGGTGGGGTGCGGAGTAGGCGAGGGCGTTGTCGATGAGTTCCGCGAGCAGATGGGTCAGGGCCCCGGCCGCTTCGGGAACGATCCAGCCCTCCGCCCCGAACTCGGTCTGCACGCGCTGCAGGCTCGGCGATTCACCAACTGCGTCGATCACGATGTTGCCGGCCGTTACCGGCGAGGTATGAGGATGGGGCACGGTACCGCCGACGAGCAGCAGCAGGTTCTCCAGTCGGCGACGGAGCTGTACGACTTCGTGGTCCAGTGCGTAGAGCGCGTCCCTGAACTCGGTGTCCTGGTCGGAGCGGCTCTGCATGTCGTCCAGCTCCCGCAGCAGGGCGGCAACCGCGACCAACGCGTGTTCGGCGGCTCCGACGCAGAAGCGGTTGAAGCCCTCGCGTTCCCGGTGGACGGCGTAGGCCGAATCCAGGGTCTGCAGGGCGAGCCGGGCCACGGCATCGCTGATCACACCGAACTCGTCGTGGCGCCCGGTGGGTTTGGGCAGGTCGTGGGCGTTCACGTCCTCTCCGTGTCTGAGGCGCGCGACCAGATCGGGAAGGTGTTGCTGAGCGACCGTCAGGGCCATGGTCCGGGCATGATCGGCCCGCCGGATCACAGTGCGGCAGATGACGAGGGTCAGCCCGGTCACCGCGAGGCCGACGAAGGCACCGGCTCCGGCGAGTGCATACGTCTCGCGTCGCAGCTGCCGTCCGGCTTCCTCACCGCTGACGGAGCTGGCGACCAGGACATCCGACTTCTGGAGCATCCAGGTCGTGCGAGCGACGACCAGGCCGGTCATGGCGACCGGGACAGTGATCGCGAGAAGACGAAGGAGGCTGCGCACGGAGAGCTGACCGGGCCAGGCATCGTGTCGGCGGGGCGGCAGGGATGGTGCCGAAGTGGGCGGAGAAAGCATCGATCCTCACGGAGGTGGCAAGGAGGTGAAGCAGGGGTGGAAGGGACCGCCGGGCCGCGCGTCGGCTTCGGGAGGCGTGAGCGAAGCCGAGGCGCGGCCCGGCGGCCGATCTGGGCGAGCGGTCGGGGTGCTGTGAACCCCTAGGCCCGGGCGAACCCCCGCTGCCGGTCGACATCGGTCACGTGCGTGTGTACGACGTCCAGCTCGATCTCGGCGGCCCGGGAGTAGTGCTCGACCACGGTGGGGCCGAGCATGCGGCACGCCGACTCGCTTTTCCGGAACGCCTCCAGTGCCTCGAGCAGGGTGGCCGGGACCGGCCGGTTCCCGGTTGCCTGGTACGCGTTGCCGGCCTGCGGCGGCGGCAAGGGCAGCTCATGATCGATCCCGTGCTGTGCGGCGGCCAGAACCGCCGTGAGGGCCAGATAGGGGTTGACGTCCGCCCCTGGCAGCCGGACCTCCAAGTGGAGACCTTCGTCGTGGCCGACCACACGCACGGCGCACGTGCGGTTGTCCCGGCCCCAGGTGAAGGCGGTCGGGGCGAATGAACCGGCACGGTATCGCTTGTAGGAGTTGGGGTGGTGAGCGTAGAGGGGCGCGAGGTCGGGCAGAGCGTCGAGCAGGCCGGCGACGACCTTGCGCGCCGTCTCCGGCAGGCGCCCGTCCCTCTCGGCGAAGACCGGCTCATCTTCCCGCCACAGGGACAGATGCACATGGCATCCGCTGGCTACGCCCGTATCGGGGGCCGCCATGAACGTCGGCGCCATTCCGGCGCGCTCAGCGGTGTGCCGTACGGCGTGCTTGAAGACCAGGTGGCCATCACATGCCCGTAGCGGATCCCCGTACGGAAAGGTCACCTCCACCTGGCCGGGGCTGCCTTCGCCCTTCACCGCTTCGACGGGGAGACCGGCACCCGCGAGGGCGGCCTGCAGCCTGCGCAGAAAGGTGTCCGTTCGCCGGGGGATGTCAAGGGAGTAGTCCAGATTGGTCATGACGACGGGCCGCAGATCCCGGTGGCCGGACTGTTCAAGATCGTGATGGGTCCCCTGGTAGAGGACGAACTCGCTCTCCAGGCCCACCTTGGCGCTCAGACCATGCCCGCGGAGCCCTTCCAGCTGGCGGCGTAGCATACGGCGGGGAGCCACCTCCACGGGCCGGTCGGCGGTGTCCAGCGCATCGGCGAACACGAGAGCAGCGCCGGGAATCCAGGGAAGCATCCGAACGGTGCCCGGATCGGGGAGCAGGCGTACGTCCCCGTACCCGCTCCCCCATGAGGTCAGCGCGTAGCCGTCGAGGGGACGCATGTCGACGTCCGTGGCGAAGACATAGGCGCACATCTCCGCACCGCCGGAGAGAACCCGGTCCACGAAATGGCGTGCGCCGTGACGCTTGCCCTTCAGCCGGCCCTGCATGTCGGGTGCGGCGAGCAGCACGGTGTCGATGTGTCCGGCGGTCACGCGGTCGACAAGCTGGTCGAGGGTGAGCAGCCCGGGGGGCCGCTGCGTCCTGGAGCGGCGCGCGGACGGCGCAGTGGCCTGGCCGGCCTGGCCGGCGAGTGGCCCGGGGGTGACAGCCTGTTGCTCGGGCGCCATCAGACGACGTCCCTCTGGATCGCGGCCATTTCGGGGGTGCCGCTGTACAGGGGGGTGGAATAGGACCGGTGAGCCACCCACCACCAGACACTGGCCAGCAGCAGCACCACGGCCAGTGCCACCGACGCGTAGTTGAAGGAGTCGACTGTGACGGGATTGCTCTGCGGCAGGCAGAACAGAACGGTCACGACCGCCACCCACACCACTGCCACCCAGCCGATCGGCTTGCTCCAGGCTCCGAGGTTCCACGGCCCCACGGGGAACCGGTGGCCGGCGCGCAGCCGCAGATAGATGGGGATGGCGTAGGCCGGAGTGATGCCGATGACGTTGATCGCCGTCACCGCCGCGTAGGCCGTCGCGGAGTACAGGGACGGAAGGGCCAGGACCAGGGCCACTCCGACCGAGAGCCACACAGCCCGGGTGGGTGTCCCGGTCCGGGTGGAGACGCGCCGCCACTGCCCGGATCCGGGCAGCGCACCGTCCCGGGAAAAAGCGAACACCATCCGGCTCGCCGCCGCGACCTCGGCGTTTCCGCAGAACAACTGGGCCACGATGACGATCAGCAGCAGTGCCTTGGCCCCGGCCAGTCCGACGGCGTCAAGGAAGATCTGCGCCGGCGGCACCCCGGTCGCCGTGCTCTGAGTGGCGGCGTAGTCCTGAATCGCCCAGGTCAGCCCGGTCAGCAGGATGAAGCCGGCGATCCACGAGACCCAGATCGAGCGCACGATGCCACGAGCGGCGGACACCTGGGCCCGGGTCGTCTCCTCGGACAGGTGCGCGGACGCGTCGTAGCCGGAGAACGTGTACTGCGCCAGCAACAGCCCTATCGCCGCGACATAGAACGGGCTCTCCCAACCGGTGCCGTTGGCGTAGTGCCCGAACACGAAGTCCGCGGACCGGTGGTGCGACGGCACGATCGCGAGGACACCGACGATGACGGCCACGCCCCCCAGATGCCACCACACGCTGACCGAATTGAGGATGCTCACCAGGCGTACGCCGAACAGGTTCAGCGCGGCGTGAAGGACGAGGATGCAGGCGTAAATGACCAGGATCGATCCCGGTGTGGGCTCGAAACCCCACTGAAGGTTCAGCAGAGCGCCGGTGAACAGCGCGGCACCGTAGTCGATCCCGGCGATCGCCCCGAGCAGGCCCAGCAGGTTCAGCCAGCCGGTGTACCAGCCCCATCGGGGACCGCCCAGCTGATGAGCCATGTAGTACAGCGCCCCCGACGTGGGATAGGCGCTGGTGACCTCTGCCAGTGCCATGCCGACGCACAGGACGAACAGACCCACTGCGACCCAGCCCCAGAGCATCACGGCCGGACCGCCCGTGTTCAGCCCGAAGCCGTAGAGAGTCATGCAGCCGGACAGCACCGAGATGACCGAGAAGCTGATGGCGAAATTCCCGAAGGGGCCCATACGCCGGGCTAGTTGTGGTCTGTAACCGAGCTGGGAAAGCAGCTCGTCGTCCTTTACGGACGGCGAACCTGCGGATCGTGCCGAGTGCGACACCGAACTACCTCCATCAAGAAAATCGGTAAGGACGCGCGGAAACAGGCGCGGAGGGGAGCGGCCGCCGGAGACGCGCTACCTGTACCGGGAACCACGTGCCAGTTCGGCTTGGGCCGCGGCAAGGCACTGCGCACGTGCCCACACGAACTCGCCCTCGGCCAGGTCTGCGCGGCCGGAGAGATCGGCGGTGTACTCCCACGGCTGGTGCGTGGCGTACTGACCGATCGCACGGAAGACCTCGGCGGCTTCTGAGAACCGGTGGCCGGCCCACAGGGCATGGGCGAGGTGGTTGAGATCCAGCGGTGGGCGAAGAACCTCTCCCGGATGCCTGAACCACCGGTGCAGGGCACGGTCCACGTCGCGGACGATGTGTATGCGCTGCCATTGCTGGCGCGCAAGTGGATCCGCCGCCCGAAGCCGCTCGCGTTGCAGCCGGTAGTGGGCCGCGTACGCGTACAGCGGCAGTACGAGGACCGCCGATCCGTCCGGCGCCGGCGCAACCGCCCACTGCACGAAGTGCAGCGCGTCCGCGAGCGAGCCCCCGGCGCGGGCGTAGAAGAACCGCAGCATCCGGTGGTACGCCTCGCGGTTGAACGGATCCCGTACGTGAGCCTCCCGCAGGAGCTGCCACGGACCGTGGGGCAGGGTCGGCTCCGGCGGCGCCACCTGCTGTTCCTGCCGCAGTTGCTGCTCGTCGAGTTGCGCCAGCGCCAGCAGACACACCCAGGGGACGGGGTCGTCGGGGCCGCTGTGAGCCGCGAGCCGTACCGCCTCACGGGCCGACTCGGCCAGCTCCTTCTCCCTGGGATGCCCCCGGCGCCGGGCCTGCAGCGCCCGCTCCACCGCGACCCGGGCCCGCATCATCATCGCGTCCGCGTTGCCGGGGTCCTCGGCCCGCCATGCCTGCACCACGTCCGAAGCCGCGGCGGCCGCGGCCAGCACCTGACTGCGCGACGTCCTGAGCGCCCAGTTCCCTTCGGCACGGGCCAGCACGGTCCGCATCGCCATCCAGCGCCCGGTCCGGAGGTCCTCCAGTGCCACGCGCAGTTCCTGGTCGTGACCGGCCGGGTGGTACACAGGCCGGAAGCCGTCACGTCCCACTGGTTCCCCTCTGCGCGTCGGCTCGCGTATCCCCGCACTGTGAGGAACAGGGCCGGCGTGAAGCCCCGCTCGGACTGTTCGTTTCCTCTTTTTGTTTCATCTGAGCCTCGTGGGTGGGCAGTTGTCGGCGTTGTGGGGGCAGGGCGTTCACCCAGTGGCATGTGTTGAGCGGTCTTGTGAGGGCGGCGGGAAGGACGGATGTGGCTCCGGATGGTGTTCAAGGCCGTCGAAGACGAAGAACCCGGTCCGGTCCCGTGTC includes these proteins:
- a CDS encoding class F sortase; the encoded protein is MAANPPSSPGTHDTPSGRSSRMDVTMFWGVALLALALFLAGGHDDSSDGSRVDGAAPGPTSSLSAPKGAGKHLPRSKPTRLVIPKIWVDAPFTDLVVNGSGRLEPPPPADTNLVGWYAGGASPGEAGTAIIAGHVDTATSAAVFANLRELKKGDRFHITRTDGHTAHFVVDSAETFDKDHFPDQRVYADTRQAQVRLITCAGSYDHKAKDYTENLVVFGHLV
- a CDS encoding ATP/GTP-binding protein, producing MFSAESGRALKTSSTPPQAKILIAGGFGVGKTTLVGAVSEITPLSTEERLTVASAGIDHLGPADGKTTTTVALDFGRITLEAATLLLFGTPGQERFWFMWDDLLRGAIGAVVLVDTRRLDVSFAAVDFFESRGTPFVIAVNCFHGSQHHTPDQIRTALDLQDPQTSVLMVDARRKDSVRAVLLALLDQLISRAATAMPRSSDS
- a CDS encoding DUF742 domain-containing protein encodes the protein MKPGDNARRTRLFALAPAGRTAARPGQSGESLSMHSAVTAAVALEHTVGLPEEWQTAMRVCTASRAVAEVAAVLHMPLTAVLEMLTELVARGLVHHQPPLTERQAADFDLLRRIRKGLENL
- a CDS encoding roadblock/LC7 domain-containing protein yields the protein MTSTFESLQNTIESTGHYEDPGTFDMLRNSLRRVDGIIGMVLLSNEGIAKAAYGLPTDDAQLIAAACSGMASLSASISQAVDGGDVLHTVVTMKARNVIVTACGDGSTLLVVVGASAQIGLALGEIIRKAKAYAAQMGTLARAELPAR
- a CDS encoding ATP-binding protein → MTGLVVARTTWMLQKSDVLVASSVSGEEAGRQLRRETYALAGAGAFVGLAVTGLTLVICRTVIRRADHARTMALTVAQQHLPDLVARLRHGEDVNAHDLPKPTGRHDEFGVISDAVARLALQTLDSAYAVHREREGFNRFCVGAAEHALVAVAALLRELDDMQSRSDQDTEFRDALYALDHEVVQLRRRLENLLLLVGGTVPHPHTSPVTAGNIVIDAVGESPSLQRVQTEFGAEGWIVPEAAGALTHLLAELIDNALAYSAPHLEVVVRSVPTASGIAFEVEDRGNGLSTGLLTEMNGRLRVTPLFAEIADTDQLGLFVVGRLAAQCNIAVTLRPSAYGGLSAVVMVPRALLAEAPRTSVQPRATAPASPSPREALSGMQARPKAPPAVPARPMDVPSGTGTVPPVTGSAHSADTAAPSVTVDGLPRRTPGARMTGRLSDKTGNSPESVAAGTDTGPAPSATPALPAGTSDTRAEPEAPPPFTADGLPRRRPGAHVAAQLRDSADNVPGPVSTDDTHERTPEQIAAQFAGFPSYADPDAETYP
- a CDS encoding glutamine synthetase family protein, whose translation is MAPEQQAVTPGPLAGQAGQATAPSARRSRTQRPPGLLTLDQLVDRVTAGHIDTVLLAAPDMQGRLKGKRHGARHFVDRVLSGGAEMCAYVFATDVDMRPLDGYALTSWGSGYGDVRLLPDPGTVRMLPWIPGAALVFADALDTADRPVEVAPRRMLRRQLEGLRGHGLSAKVGLESEFVLYQGTHHDLEQSGHRDLRPVVMTNLDYSLDIPRRTDTFLRRLQAALAGAGLPVEAVKGEGSPGQVEVTFPYGDPLRACDGHLVFKHAVRHTAERAGMAPTFMAAPDTGVASGCHVHLSLWREDEPVFAERDGRLPETARKVVAGLLDALPDLAPLYAHHPNSYKRYRAGSFAPTAFTWGRDNRTCAVRVVGHDEGLHLEVRLPGADVNPYLALTAVLAAAQHGIDHELPLPPPQAGNAYQATGNRPVPATLLEALEAFRKSESACRMLGPTVVEHYSRAAEIELDVVHTHVTDVDRQRGFARA
- a CDS encoding amino acid permease, with protein sequence MSHSARSAGSPSVKDDELLSQLGYRPQLARRMGPFGNFAISFSVISVLSGCMTLYGFGLNTGGPAVMLWGWVAVGLFVLCVGMALAEVTSAYPTSGALYYMAHQLGGPRWGWYTGWLNLLGLLGAIAGIDYGAALFTGALLNLQWGFEPTPGSILVIYACILVLHAALNLFGVRLVSILNSVSVWWHLGGVAVIVGVLAIVPSHHRSADFVFGHYANGTGWESPFYVAAIGLLLAQYTFSGYDASAHLSEETTRAQVSAARGIVRSIWVSWIAGFILLTGLTWAIQDYAATQSTATGVPPAQIFLDAVGLAGAKALLLIVIVAQLFCGNAEVAAASRMVFAFSRDGALPGSGQWRRVSTRTGTPTRAVWLSVGVALVLALPSLYSATAYAAVTAINVIGITPAYAIPIYLRLRAGHRFPVGPWNLGAWSKPIGWVAVVWVAVVTVLFCLPQSNPVTVDSFNYASVALAVVLLLASVWWWVAHRSYSTPLYSGTPEMAAIQRDVV